One Candidatus Babeliales bacterium DNA window includes the following coding sequences:
- a CDS encoding energy-coupling factor ABC transporter ATP-binding protein, whose product MTHALEIQHLNFKFAPQAPYFFKDLTVSFEKGRIHFIRGFNGAGKSTLFRLLRGKLEKQEVVQGQIVVDGNVQTLETSKEQYNALNTINMVQQKFDVMLADQLSFEQNLRLANLPEQPGLAGLPAHKPVPAFVQRFGIDIKKPVHLLSGGQRQILAILMALQKSTNILLLDEPTAALDEQNAEMVMLFLHDLVASSGLTVLIICHDRELVMRYAQQSYFELVVDAQGVRSVVQQRFQE is encoded by the coding sequence ATGACGCATGCACTTGAAATTCAACATCTCAACTTTAAATTTGCGCCACAAGCGCCATACTTTTTTAAAGATTTAACGGTCAGTTTTGAAAAAGGGCGTATTCATTTTATCAGAGGTTTTAACGGCGCGGGTAAATCTACGCTGTTTAGATTGTTGCGTGGTAAGCTTGAAAAGCAGGAAGTGGTGCAGGGGCAGATAGTTGTTGATGGCAACGTGCAAACGCTGGAGACGAGCAAAGAGCAGTACAACGCATTAAACACTATCAACATGGTTCAGCAAAAATTTGATGTCATGTTGGCTGATCAACTTTCATTTGAACAAAACCTACGCTTGGCCAACTTGCCAGAACAGCCCGGTTTGGCGGGCCTACCGGCTCACAAACCAGTGCCAGCATTTGTGCAGCGTTTTGGTATTGATATAAAAAAACCGGTACATTTACTCTCTGGTGGGCAGCGGCAAATTTTGGCAATATTGATGGCGTTGCAAAAATCGACTAACATTTTATTGCTCGACGAACCAACGGCTGCGCTTGATGAACAGAATGCAGAGATGGTGATGTTGTTTTTACACGATCTTGTTGCAAGCTCAGGCTTGACAGTCTTAATTATTTGTCATGACCGAGAGCTGGTTATGCGCTACGCGCAGCAGAGTTATTTTGAATTAGTCGTTGATGCGCAGGGTGTGCGGTCGGTTGTGCAGCAGCGCTTTCAAGAATAA
- a CDS encoding ABC transporter substrate-binding protein: protein MKKILYLAIFGLHACLTGYLAYLLYAPESKVVHATATRTHRVAILTPVTHPSLEQIEQGFRKTLQQDTTANYECTTYNANGNRSLMRSQVEEILAGNYDLAFAIARQPAQMLKEISIKKQQLVPIVFGAVSDPVGSGIIDAEQASNNNVTGVIEVTNYELQLALLHALKPSTKRMLLVYDPNSGFGKDKEEIVRLAGVHGIEVMGMEVYAASEIYGKVSSAMSTVDAVMVLKDNTVVSGLEGLIKLCNQHGVTLYTTDLDSPAKGAALGFGVEEYDFGVEGAKKALLILNEGKNPTNIPSTPLANNKIKLNTQAAAAQGLPLSRETVFLMNSGVVI from the coding sequence ATGAAAAAAATACTCTATCTTGCTATCTTTGGCCTCCACGCTTGTTTAACTGGCTACCTAGCATATCTGCTTTACGCACCAGAATCTAAGGTTGTGCACGCAACGGCAACCCGTACGCATCGCGTTGCCATTTTAACGCCGGTAACGCACCCAAGTTTGGAACAAATTGAACAGGGTTTCCGCAAAACTTTGCAACAAGATACAACGGCAAATTATGAATGCACCACGTACAATGCCAACGGCAACCGCTCGCTCATGCGCTCACAAGTTGAAGAAATTTTGGCAGGCAACTACGACTTAGCATTTGCCATTGCTCGACAACCGGCCCAAATGCTTAAAGAAATAAGTATTAAAAAACAACAGTTGGTACCGATTGTTTTTGGTGCGGTTTCCGACCCTGTTGGTAGTGGAATAATTGATGCGGAACAAGCCTCCAACAATAATGTGACCGGTGTTATTGAAGTAACAAATTATGAATTGCAGCTCGCGCTCTTGCACGCGCTTAAGCCTTCAACCAAGCGCATGTTGCTGGTGTACGATCCAAACAGTGGCTTTGGCAAAGATAAAGAAGAGATTGTTCGTTTGGCTGGTGTGCACGGCATTGAAGTTATGGGTATGGAAGTTTATGCTGCCAGTGAAATTTATGGCAAAGTTTCTTCCGCAATGAGCACGGTTGATGCAGTTATGGTACTCAAAGATAACACGGTTGTTTCTGGCTTGGAAGGCTTAATTAAGCTGTGCAACCAACATGGCGTTACGCTCTACACAACTGATTTAGATTCTCCGGCAAAAGGTGCGGCACTTGGTTTTGGTGTGGAAGAGTATGACTTTGGTGTTGAAGGTGCTAAAAAAGCGCTCTTAATTTTGAATGAAGGTAAGAACCCAACTAACATTCCGTCAACACCGCTGGCTAATAATAAAATTAAGTTGAACACACAAGCTGCTGCTGCGCAGGGCTTGCCGCTGAGTCGCGAGACAGTGTTCTTGATGAATTCGGGTGTGGTGATTTGA
- a CDS encoding ankyrin repeat domain-containing protein, which yields MNNACVVFLFLLNMLLVRSTHAAASSTTPLHDAAQALYVDLCKQLINSGVDVNAQDANGNTPLHLLLAQLKPLKNNALDALVSKIGQETLTKIDAIQSILEIWPHAQNKTNKVGMSVQQTLTDALLDKTAKGWAVADPLPGVLAKVLRLPVPKSPATGPATPPSTGGGVVGGATEAERMENIANIIYQGASFESYLSGVGHVYKFDGFDGTELFSPLGKMGRRGRAEPTQGQKDFNKKFGGNNPKLLHYVAFMSKEEPFKKHFTEIFNHLKNNDALNAVDSAGNSVWFYVNESEAKDKAAKLAFLATKFPGHVYPESKKVGLVPPSGGTGSGGTGKPKSGTKAPLKQLKKSLKALKAKLATLAGELANL from the coding sequence ATGAACAATGCGTGTGTGGTCTTCTTATTTTTGCTTAACATGTTATTGGTACGTTCCACACACGCGGCAGCGAGCAGTACAACGCCGCTGCATGATGCCGCACAAGCGCTTTATGTTGATTTGTGCAAGCAGCTCATTAACAGCGGTGTGGATGTGAACGCGCAAGATGCCAATGGCAACACGCCGCTTCATTTGTTGCTTGCTCAACTTAAACCCTTGAAGAATAACGCGCTTGACGCTCTTGTAAGCAAGATCGGTCAGGAGACGCTTACCAAAATTGATGCGATACAAAGTATTCTTGAAATCTGGCCTCATGCCCAAAACAAAACAAACAAAGTGGGAATGAGCGTACAACAAACGCTCACAGATGCCCTGCTTGACAAGACGGCAAAAGGGTGGGCGGTTGCCGATCCATTGCCGGGTGTGTTGGCAAAGGTTTTGAGATTGCCTGTGCCCAAGAGTCCTGCAACGGGTCCTGCAACTCCGCCAAGTACGGGGGGTGGTGTGGTTGGCGGTGCAACTGAAGCCGAACGTATGGAAAACATTGCCAATATAATTTATCAAGGCGCTAGCTTCGAATCATATTTGAGTGGTGTGGGCCACGTTTATAAATTTGATGGATTTGATGGAACAGAGTTGTTTAGTCCGTTAGGAAAGATGGGGCGCAGAGGTAGGGCTGAACCTACGCAGGGCCAAAAAGATTTTAATAAGAAGTTTGGTGGGAACAATCCTAAACTTTTGCACTATGTTGCCTTCATGTCCAAGGAGGAACCCTTTAAAAAACACTTTACAGAAATTTTTAATCATCTCAAAAATAACGATGCGTTGAATGCTGTTGACAGTGCGGGCAATTCTGTGTGGTTTTATGTCAATGAATCAGAAGCTAAAGATAAGGCAGCCAAGCTTGCATTTTTGGCAACAAAATTTCCTGGTCATGTGTATCCGGAATCAAAGAAAGTTGGTTTGGTGCCGCCGTCTGGTGGCACTGGTTCTGGTGGTACGGGCAAGCCCAAGAGTGGCACAAAAGCACCTCTTAAACAACTCAAAAAGTCGCTTAAAGCTCTCAAAGCAAAACTTGCAACATTGGCCGGTGAGTTAGCAAATTTGTAA
- a CDS encoding ankyrin repeat domain-containing protein has translation MFVCLFVCLLSAGLAHGAAPIMDPAISDAIYKNNNVALQAALVGGYKFTGQEEFYFDSNEKFVAGHEPAAFKRKEEFNIWSHMKPKLLHYVAQKSSMDLFKIVFGNLVNADVLKTADTGGPDIITYASGERDKIHWLGTTFKDFFKTYKSHGGRNILHYVAAFDLAHDAITRVLTKFFGDTGQECVDIVDFKNFVNQADNQGIRPIVVAVQKNTVYTIHKFLAEGAEVEFKVKGYDDLAEKPDGPCNFMQALGGLVVSKSAEYNAASFYAILASRYLLFWYLKFDGQLGISFENVLKDLELQKKINEVDYNGQTLLMKFAMDATRQDRLEFVLKVPGIDIEKGNPLHIAAEAGWAFGCKTLLTAGAKVDAVDSDGNTALHVAARAGKSQVCIELVSKGADVNAVNNVGNTPLHCVFLRNPGSAGDAVQQVDIVDYLIAQGAKKIKNKAGDDQEALLSKGSFAAHFKHHMKGGADADGSGAFQALKDKLHALAPGVGVSAGGGGTGGGGGAGAKTPLKQLKQSLKALKAKLATLAGKLAGL, from the coding sequence TTGTTCGTTTGTTTGTTTGTTTGTTTGTTGAGTGCGGGGTTGGCGCACGGTGCTGCACCAATCATGGATCCGGCAATTTCTGATGCAATTTATAAGAACAATAACGTTGCTCTTCAGGCAGCATTGGTTGGTGGCTACAAATTTACGGGGCAAGAAGAATTTTATTTTGATTCCAATGAAAAGTTTGTTGCTGGGCATGAGCCAGCAGCATTTAAAAGAAAAGAAGAGTTTAATATTTGGTCTCATATGAAGCCAAAACTTTTGCATTATGTTGCACAAAAATCTTCAATGGATCTTTTTAAAATAGTTTTTGGCAATCTTGTGAATGCTGATGTTTTGAAGACTGCTGATACGGGGGGGCCCGATATTATAACATATGCTTCTGGGGAGCGTGATAAAATTCACTGGCTTGGTACTACTTTTAAAGATTTTTTTAAAACTTATAAGAGTCATGGCGGTAGAAATATCTTACATTATGTTGCTGCATTTGATCTTGCGCATGATGCTATAACTCGTGTATTGACAAAATTCTTTGGGGATACTGGGCAAGAATGTGTAGATATTGTTGATTTTAAAAATTTTGTGAATCAAGCAGACAACCAAGGCATAAGGCCTATTGTGGTTGCTGTCCAAAAAAATACTGTTTACACGATTCACAAATTCTTAGCAGAAGGTGCCGAAGTTGAATTTAAAGTTAAAGGTTATGATGACTTGGCCGAGAAACCCGATGGACCTTGCAATTTTATGCAAGCACTTGGAGGTTTAGTAGTATCAAAATCTGCTGAGTACAATGCAGCATCGTTTTATGCAATTTTGGCCTCGAGATACCTTTTATTTTGGTATTTAAAATTTGATGGTCAACTTGGTATTAGTTTTGAAAATGTATTAAAAGATCTTGAATTACAAAAAAAGATTAACGAAGTTGATTATAATGGCCAGACGCTTTTAATGAAATTTGCTATGGATGCTACTAGGCAAGATCGTTTAGAGTTTGTTCTTAAAGTGCCAGGCATTGATATTGAAAAAGGAAATCCGTTGCATATTGCAGCTGAGGCCGGATGGGCTTTCGGATGTAAAACATTACTAACTGCTGGTGCCAAGGTTGATGCTGTAGATAGCGATGGTAATACGGCATTGCACGTTGCCGCGAGAGCTGGAAAATCTCAGGTATGCATAGAACTAGTTAGTAAGGGCGCTGATGTGAACGCGGTCAATAATGTTGGTAACACGCCATTGCATTGTGTTTTTTTACGCAATCCGGGAAGTGCTGGGGATGCTGTACAACAAGTTGATATTGTTGATTATTTAATTGCACAAGGTGCCAAAAAAATTAAAAACAAAGCTGGTGATGATCAAGAAGCTTTATTAAGCAAAGGTTCATTTGCTGCACATTTTAAACATCATATGAAAGGTGGAGCAGATGCAGATGGTTCAGGTGCGTTTCAGGCGCTAAAAGATAAATTGCATGCTCTTGCGCCGGGCGTGGGAGTATCTGCAGGCGGCGGCGGTACGGGCGGTGGCGGCGGTGCTGGCGCAAAAACACCACTCAAACAACTCAAGCAATCGCTCAAAGCTCTCAAAGCAAAATTGGCAACATTAGCGGGCAAGTTGGCAGGACTGTAA
- a CDS encoding cation-transporting P-type ATPase, with translation MIFSTAAGKTGAEVVKELETSLETGLFALEIKKRRQQYGLNVLQSSSNKWWHMLARQFASSFVYLLLIGAVISFFLGEYLNSGMILLFVGIMAVLGFYQEFFAQRTMQMLKKYVTYEMKVLRDGKEMLVDSSLLVPGDIVFLEPGDLITADMRLIEAEHVTIDESSLTGESVPVEKSVDKLENIEQVFEAKNMAFTGTTVVSGQAKGVVVAIGTETTFGRVARLTTKSAPSSRFSQDIKTISTFILYLVVLTLGIVFFVNFLVKGDEFDFVHMLIFSISLAVAVIPEALQVVINFSLAYAARIMTAKQVVVKRLSAIDDLGSIEILCTDKTGTITESIMEVADIFAYKPYDEKQVIGYATFAGARFAQSHQSFDNALVAYLEKNGSSHVENIERLDYVPFDPQRRRTASLVKESEAYHLIVRGAYEDIFALCNFKEDEQILAWIANQGGEGRRIIAIGHKQFTTKPDDLLHVEKEVDFVGLVSFSDPIKATAHDAIKYAAKLKIDIKILSGDAPEVVGAVGYKVGLLTSPHDVMLGSEFSALSEPEQREAAEKYHAFARISPEDKYRIVSLLSEKYTVGFLGDGVNDAPALKQAAVGIAVPNATDLAKDAADIILLENRIGVILDGVVEGRKVFFNTLKYLRVTLTSTFSNFFTISIAALLLPHLPMLPIQLLCLNILADLPLIFIATDTVDASEITRPERYNMKSLFISITTIGFVCSLFDFSFFSKLYKEPAAVLQTHWFLYSIASELFLFFALRSKAIFFRTSRPSNLLLIFLCVAAVSAISLPYTQFGQSVLSFVTPNSVFLRWIMTVVAMNFVVLEIVKRVWKTVFHNTEVVDRRR, from the coding sequence ATGATATTTTCTACAGCAGCCGGAAAAACTGGCGCAGAGGTAGTAAAAGAGCTGGAGACGTCGCTTGAAACCGGATTGTTTGCGCTTGAAATAAAAAAACGACGTCAACAGTACGGTCTTAATGTTTTGCAGTCTAGTAGCAACAAATGGTGGCATATGCTTGCGCGGCAATTTGCTTCTTCATTTGTTTATCTGCTTCTTATTGGTGCGGTTATATCATTTTTTTTGGGTGAATATTTAAATAGCGGGATGATTCTCCTGTTTGTGGGCATTATGGCAGTTCTTGGTTTTTATCAAGAATTTTTTGCTCAGCGTACTATGCAGATGCTTAAAAAATATGTGACGTACGAGATGAAGGTGCTGCGTGATGGCAAAGAGATGCTGGTAGACAGTTCATTGCTGGTGCCGGGTGACATTGTATTTCTTGAGCCGGGCGACTTGATTACGGCAGACATGCGGTTGATAGAAGCAGAGCACGTGACTATTGATGAGTCGAGTTTGACCGGAGAATCGGTTCCTGTTGAAAAGTCTGTTGATAAGCTTGAAAATATTGAGCAGGTTTTTGAAGCAAAAAATATGGCCTTTACCGGGACCACAGTAGTAAGTGGTCAGGCAAAAGGAGTTGTTGTTGCTATTGGTACTGAAACAACCTTTGGCCGTGTTGCACGCTTGACCACCAAGTCGGCACCATCAAGTCGCTTTTCACAAGATATTAAAACAATTAGCACGTTTATTTTGTACTTGGTTGTGCTGACGTTGGGGATTGTCTTTTTCGTTAACTTCTTGGTAAAAGGCGATGAGTTTGATTTTGTGCACATGCTTATTTTTTCTATCAGTTTGGCGGTGGCAGTAATTCCAGAAGCGCTGCAAGTGGTGATCAACTTTTCGTTGGCGTATGCAGCCCGCATTATGACAGCAAAGCAGGTTGTGGTAAAACGGCTTTCAGCAATTGATGACTTGGGCAGTATCGAAATTTTATGTACCGACAAAACCGGCACTATCACCGAAAGCATTATGGAAGTTGCCGATATTTTTGCCTACAAGCCGTACGATGAAAAGCAGGTGATAGGGTATGCCACGTTTGCGGGTGCACGCTTTGCGCAATCGCACCAATCGTTTGACAATGCGCTGGTTGCTTATCTTGAAAAAAATGGCAGCAGTCACGTTGAAAATATCGAGCGGCTCGATTATGTGCCGTTTGACCCACAGCGTCGTCGTACCGCCAGCTTGGTAAAAGAAAGCGAAGCGTACCATTTGATTGTGCGCGGTGCGTATGAAGATATTTTTGCGTTATGTAATTTTAAAGAAGATGAGCAAATATTGGCATGGATTGCCAATCAAGGTGGCGAGGGCAGGCGCATTATTGCTATTGGGCATAAGCAGTTTACCACCAAGCCAGACGATCTTTTGCATGTTGAAAAAGAGGTAGATTTTGTTGGGCTCGTTTCTTTTTCCGACCCCATAAAAGCAACCGCGCACGATGCTATTAAGTACGCAGCAAAGCTCAAAATAGATATCAAGATTTTGTCTGGAGATGCACCCGAAGTGGTGGGTGCTGTTGGTTATAAAGTTGGTCTGTTAACATCGCCGCACGATGTTATGCTGGGCAGTGAGTTTAGTGCGTTGTCTGAGCCTGAGCAGCGCGAAGCGGCAGAAAAGTATCATGCGTTTGCGCGCATATCGCCAGAAGATAAGTATCGGATTGTAAGTTTGTTGAGCGAAAAATATACGGTTGGTTTTTTGGGTGATGGCGTGAACGATGCACCAGCGCTTAAGCAGGCTGCGGTGGGTATTGCGGTCCCCAACGCGACTGATTTGGCCAAGGATGCGGCTGACATTATTTTGTTGGAAAATAGGATTGGCGTTATTTTGGACGGTGTTGTGGAAGGCCGGAAGGTGTTTTTTAACACGCTTAAATATTTGCGCGTTACGTTGACATCAACGTTTAGTAATTTCTTTACCATTTCTATTGCCGCCCTGTTGCTACCGCACTTGCCTATGCTGCCAATCCAGCTCTTGTGCTTAAATATTTTGGCTGACCTTCCGCTTATTTTTATTGCAACTGATACGGTTGATGCTTCAGAAATTACCCGCCCCGAGCGGTACAACATGAAGTCGTTATTTATTTCAATTACGACAATCGGCTTTGTTTGTAGCTTGTTCGACTTTTCATTTTTCTCAAAGCTTTACAAAGAGCCGGCGGCTGTTTTGCAAACGCATTGGTTTTTGTACAGCATTGCTTCTGAGCTGTTTTTGTTTTTTGCCTTGCGCAGTAAAGCTATATTTTTTAGAACAAGTAGGCCGTCCAACTTATTGCTTATCTTTTTATGTGTTGCTGCTGTTTCGGCAATCTCGTTACCATATACCCAATTTGGCCAATCAGTTTTGAGTTTTGTTACGCCAAATTCTGTTTTCTTGCGCTGGATTATGACGGTAGTAGCAATGAATTTTGTTGTGCTTGAGATTGTGAAAAGAGTTTGGAAGACGGTATTTCATAACACTGAAGTTGTTGACAGACGTCGGTAA
- a CDS encoding CYTH domain-containing protein has product MKKKLLFIACAVFVLSCQLGAQSQESQFSEEIEIKIKLTNEQSVQLANWLEKNAQHCGTVELTDSYFQHPSILTTFRSLEGFDDAHVYLRVRTQPGKASVCCKTSGEQLERRIEAETAVSSGHEMVNILTLLGFYPHIEVKKTRVKYEVAFAGATLEVALDQQVQGSVAGGDFVDFGNFTEIEIKGGNKEVAVLYNFLQHVGISEFQLSTKSYYHIVLNPTHNFYETRVLSSQEYACFAGSPVAILPACLLLAAIVAGSAASILVGYFVTYLVTALSGGGGEFGPVAGPLMN; this is encoded by the coding sequence ATGAAGAAGAAATTATTGTTCATTGCGTGTGCAGTTTTTGTTTTGAGCTGCCAACTTGGCGCTCAGTCTCAAGAAAGTCAGTTTTCAGAAGAAATCGAAATCAAAATAAAACTTACCAACGAGCAATCTGTTCAGCTTGCCAACTGGCTTGAAAAGAATGCGCAGCATTGTGGCACTGTTGAGTTAACTGACAGCTACTTTCAGCATCCATCAATTTTGACTACGTTTCGTAGCCTAGAAGGTTTTGATGATGCACACGTGTACTTGCGCGTTCGAACGCAGCCAGGCAAGGCATCGGTATGTTGTAAAACAAGTGGTGAGCAGCTAGAGCGGCGCATTGAAGCTGAGACAGCTGTCTCTTCTGGTCATGAGATGGTAAACATTCTTACGCTACTTGGTTTTTATCCACATATTGAAGTAAAAAAAACGCGCGTGAAGTACGAAGTTGCGTTTGCAGGTGCTACGCTTGAAGTGGCGCTTGATCAACAGGTACAAGGTTCTGTTGCTGGCGGTGATTTTGTTGATTTTGGTAATTTTACTGAAATAGAAATCAAAGGTGGCAACAAAGAAGTTGCGGTTCTCTACAACTTTTTGCAGCATGTTGGTATTAGTGAATTTCAACTTTCTACAAAAAGTTATTATCATATCGTGTTAAATCCAACACATAATTTTTATGAAACCAGAGTGTTAAGTTCTCAAGAATATGCTTGTTTTGCTGGTTCTCCCGTGGCTATTTTGCCAGCATGCCTGTTGCTTGCTGCAATTGTTGCCGGAAGCGCTGCATCTATTTTGGTTGGTTATTTTGTGACATACCTAGTTACTGCATTGAGTGGTGGTGGTGGGGAGTTTGGGCCAGTGGCTGGGCCACTGATGAATTAA
- a CDS encoding YbaK/EbsC family protein, translating into MKTKLEHLVAAHQSLEIIVCDIPTKTSESAAEFLGVPLNSIVKTLVVKADTQKFFAFVLCGHDRLDRHEVVKILHCKKFRFATPEETLSVTGYPPGGIPPIGLNDGLEVFIDDRVMQHNVVYAGGGQVDKLLKIQPELLVALSSGHIGQFSLEIQE; encoded by the coding sequence ATGAAAACAAAGCTTGAGCATCTCGTGGCTGCACATCAGTCGCTCGAAATTATTGTTTGCGATATTCCAACCAAAACATCAGAAAGTGCAGCAGAATTTTTGGGTGTGCCCTTGAACAGCATTGTCAAAACGCTAGTGGTTAAAGCTGACACACAAAAGTTTTTTGCTTTTGTTTTATGTGGACATGACCGGCTTGATCGGCATGAAGTTGTAAAAATTTTACATTGTAAAAAATTTCGTTTTGCCACGCCTGAAGAGACTTTGTCTGTCACCGGCTATCCGCCCGGCGGTATCCCACCAATCGGCCTGAACGATGGTCTTGAAGTTTTTATCGACGACAGGGTAATGCAGCATAACGTTGTTTATGCTGGTGGAGGTCAAGTTGATAAATTGTTAAAAATTCAGCCCGAACTTCTTGTTGCGTTGAGCAGCGGTCACATTGGTCAATTTTCTTTGGAGATTCAAGAATGA
- a CDS encoding family 1 glycosylhydrolase — MVRNVCFKFLLVFLFASSSLFSQKFPKDFQWGTAIAEFQNSGADTLPDSNWAHFQQKIGLQSGKSVDHWNNYQEDIELMKEIGLNSFRFSIDWSSIEPEQGKINESALQHYDDLCTALLAAGIAPMATLHHFTHPAWFDDLGGFERVENINYFVSFAKTVFARFNDKIQLWCTINEPAVYAFAGHLIGIHSPGKIAVKDGFRVCGEVLKNLLIAHVEVYEALKTMPGGDKAQIGIVHNVLKFAPRYWFEPLEAVACAFLTPITNDATMNFLRTGDYIYEPFSTFSYKPCRIVHEDERAPHSFDFIGLNYYATAVIGFNSTTIFGSTCFPGQIMGDMDLSLDPQGFATAIREVAALGKPVYITENGMADNSKKDDQRRQLLIMTSLEEVEKALQEGIDIRGYYYWTLVDNFEWHKGFDASFGLHDRERNKKSSADVYKNLIAEYAGVQQIS; from the coding sequence ATGGTGCGCAATGTATGCTTCAAGTTTTTACTGGTATTTTTGTTTGCTAGCTCTTCGCTATTTTCACAAAAATTTCCCAAAGATTTTCAATGGGGTACCGCTATTGCAGAGTTTCAAAACTCTGGTGCCGATACGTTGCCAGACTCAAACTGGGCTCACTTTCAACAAAAAATAGGTCTTCAGTCTGGCAAGTCAGTTGATCACTGGAATAACTATCAAGAAGATATTGAGCTCATGAAAGAAATAGGACTTAACTCTTTTAGGTTTTCTATCGACTGGAGCAGTATTGAACCTGAGCAAGGCAAGATTAATGAAAGTGCTTTGCAGCATTATGATGATCTTTGCACGGCGCTGCTTGCCGCTGGTATAGCGCCCATGGCAACGCTGCATCATTTTACGCACCCCGCCTGGTTTGATGATTTGGGCGGTTTTGAGCGTGTTGAGAATATTAACTATTTTGTGAGCTTTGCAAAAACTGTTTTTGCGCGTTTTAATGACAAGATTCAGTTGTGGTGCACCATCAATGAGCCTGCGGTTTATGCATTTGCGGGTCATTTGATTGGTATTCATTCGCCAGGCAAAATTGCGGTAAAAGATGGCTTTCGTGTGTGTGGTGAAGTTTTGAAAAATCTTTTAATTGCGCATGTTGAAGTTTATGAAGCCCTAAAAACTATGCCTGGTGGCGATAAGGCGCAAATTGGTATTGTGCATAATGTGCTTAAGTTTGCCCCGCGTTATTGGTTTGAGCCGCTAGAAGCGGTAGCTTGTGCTTTTTTAACACCAATCACTAATGATGCAACTATGAACTTTTTACGCACTGGCGATTATATATATGAACCGTTTAGTACGTTTAGTTATAAGCCATGCCGCATTGTCCATGAAGATGAGCGTGCGCCGCATTCGTTTGATTTTATTGGATTGAATTACTATGCAACGGCCGTTATTGGCTTTAATAGCACTACTATTTTTGGCTCGACTTGCTTTCCAGGTCAAATTATGGGCGATATGGATTTATCGCTGGACCCGCAAGGTTTTGCCACAGCAATCAGAGAAGTTGCAGCATTGGGCAAGCCCGTTTACATTACCGAAAATGGCATGGCTGATAATAGCAAAAAAGATGATCAACGCCGTCAATTGCTCATTATGACTTCGTTGGAAGAGGTGGAAAAAGCCTTGCAAGAAGGTATTGATATTCGCGGTTATTATTATTGGACGCTTGTTGACAACTTTGAGTGGCATAAAGGCTTTGATGCAAGTTTTGGTTTGCATGACAGAGAGCGCAACAAAAAATCAAGTGCTGATGTGTATAAAAATCTTATTGCTGAGTATGCAGGGGTGCAGCAAATTTCATAA